In the genome of Marispirochaeta sp., one region contains:
- a CDS encoding UvrB/UvrC motif-containing protein: MKCELCKENDAVIHIQQIVGNEAKEIHLCEKCAHENGISSNSDKIELSLNELLNGLIDFSSRPKGQDTCSTCGTRLKDFRKTGMVGCSDCYTSFRDEIVSYLEESVGTVKHLGKYPNKLKAYKALLVDKEILKKRLEEAVAGEDYETAASIRDRIQSLETADGGEG, translated from the coding sequence ATGAAATGTGAACTGTGCAAAGAGAACGATGCTGTTATCCATATTCAGCAGATCGTCGGGAACGAAGCCAAAGAGATACATCTGTGTGAGAAATGCGCCCATGAAAACGGAATCTCTTCTAACAGCGACAAGATAGAACTGTCCCTGAACGAGCTTTTGAACGGACTTATCGACTTTTCCTCCCGGCCAAAAGGGCAGGATACCTGTTCGACCTGCGGGACCCGGCTGAAGGATTTCAGGAAAACCGGAATGGTAGGCTGTTCAGACTGTTATACCAGCTTTCGGGACGAAATAGTCAGTTATCTGGAAGAATCTGTGGGTACGGTAAAGCACCTGGGGAAGTATCCGAATAAACTGAAGGCCTACAAGGCCCTTCTTGTAGACAAGGAAATCCTGAAAAAACGGCTGGAAGAGGCTGTGGCCGGAGAAGACTACGAAACCGCCGCCTCTATTCGGGATCGAATACAGTCTCTCGAAACCGCCGACGGAGGGGAAGGGTGA
- a CDS encoding ABC transporter permease: MNRIAWVLFMARRYLKERRSSKGPAAGVLSTAGIALGVVTLVVVIGVMNGFQLGFIEDILEIRSYDLQVSSLDLQTASAAAEKARSVSAVRAALPFIETQTLVQGRFSEFEAAALRGIPANAGELDPGLVQQLSVDQGDFNLAEGLVLGRELARALGVRIGDTVTLAALTGEGFAGLVPSSRELPVTGTFHSGFYEYDRGLVFTSLEIIRDLASVNDRPAVGIKLKNRYRIDAALDTLKNEFDSVAGYQEQGPEIVSWRESNRAFFGALRMEKLIMSLLIGVMFLVTAGNIYHSLRRGVQEKRTAIAVLRALGGGRREIQLIFVLEGGLMGLAGTFWGLSLGLLLVNHINRLFVLLEILSEWTAGLLNTLFGIDALGGLAITPAAFYMSEVPVRILPLEIFLIAFFALFVSLFSAWGASRDIAGMNPSTILRYE, encoded by the coding sequence ATGAATAGAATAGCCTGGGTCCTCTTTATGGCTCGGCGTTACCTCAAAGAACGGCGTTCAAGCAAGGGGCCGGCGGCAGGGGTTCTTTCCACCGCCGGTATTGCCCTGGGGGTTGTTACACTGGTAGTTGTAATCGGTGTCATGAACGGGTTCCAACTGGGGTTCATCGAGGATATTCTGGAAATCCGCTCCTACGATCTGCAGGTGTCCTCTCTGGATCTGCAAACAGCCTCCGCAGCCGCGGAAAAGGCCCGGTCGGTTTCCGCGGTACGGGCGGCACTGCCCTTCATTGAGACGCAAACCCTTGTACAGGGACGTTTCAGCGAATTTGAGGCCGCAGCATTGCGGGGTATCCCGGCAAACGCCGGTGAGCTGGACCCTGGATTGGTACAGCAGCTGTCCGTGGACCAGGGAGATTTTAACCTTGCGGAGGGACTTGTTCTCGGCAGGGAGCTTGCCAGGGCCCTGGGAGTCCGGATCGGCGATACAGTCACCCTGGCGGCTCTTACCGGTGAGGGCTTCGCGGGGCTTGTGCCCTCATCCCGGGAGCTTCCGGTAACAGGGACCTTTCACAGCGGATTCTATGAATACGACCGGGGCCTTGTTTTTACCTCTCTGGAGATAATCAGAGATCTGGCTTCCGTGAACGATCGTCCCGCCGTGGGAATCAAACTCAAAAACAGATACCGCATCGACGCTGCCCTGGATACTCTGAAAAATGAATTTGACTCTGTTGCGGGATACCAGGAACAGGGTCCGGAAATTGTCTCGTGGCGAGAGAGTAACCGAGCTTTCTTCGGCGCCTTGCGTATGGAAAAGCTCATTATGTCGCTGCTGATCGGGGTTATGTTTCTGGTTACAGCAGGAAACATCTACCACTCTTTGCGCAGAGGCGTGCAGGAAAAACGCACTGCCATTGCGGTTCTGCGGGCTCTCGGCGGGGGCAGGAGAGAGATCCAGCTCATTTTTGTGCTGGAGGGGGGGCTTATGGGGCTCGCCGGGACCTTCTGGGGACTATCCCTTGGGCTTCTACTGGTAAACCATATTAACAGACTGTTTGTCCTGCTGGAAATCCTGTCCGAATGGACAGCAGGGCTGCTGAATACGCTCTTCGGGATTGATGCCCTGGGGGGGCTTGCAATTACACCGGCCGCGTTTTACATGTCCGAGGTTCCCGTTCGTATTCTTCCTCTGGAGATTTTCCTGATTGCCTTTTTTGCTCTCTTTGTCTCCCTTTTTTCCGCCTGGGGGGCCTCCAGGGATATTGCCGGCATGAACCCAAGCACAATACTGAGGTATGAATAA
- a CDS encoding ABC transporter permease, translating to MLPAPFMIARRLVFRRERRISSHLKGTVLGISLSLIPLVLVMIVSAGMIKGITARFLELGTYHLQARSYNEDTPWHETAEKLAAEPAIKGAFPVIQGLGMLYSPEGRVGINLKGFDAEMWEQDRGFRDFMIVEAGEFDLGDPDGIVVTSGVAESLGIAIGDKVKLLTSRTSSSGALFLRPSFFTLKGICSTGYYELDALTAYIPFSRADSILKGQGTRYIGMKVEDPFSGIREIKGRLARKLGMEWYLLDWQELQRPMYSSFETSRNLILLIMALIVLVATLNISATLSMLVLENQEQIAILKATGSSGFQIGLIFVLAGFLTGLAGVVPGLALGLLLAVNINGIISFIENSMNFTAMLINRLSPFSAAPVSLDLFDSSYYLETIPVELDPVSLWLAVLFTFAVAIAAALIPALRAASLKPMEILRRR from the coding sequence ATGCTGCCTGCGCCTTTCATGATTGCCCGGCGCCTGGTATTTCGCCGGGAACGGCGTATAAGCTCTCATCTGAAAGGGACGGTTTTGGGGATCTCCCTTTCCCTGATTCCCCTTGTGCTGGTTATGATTGTCTCTGCCGGAATGATCAAAGGCATTACCGCCCGTTTTCTGGAGCTGGGGACCTATCATCTGCAGGCCCGCAGCTATAACGAGGATACCCCCTGGCATGAGACCGCGGAAAAACTCGCGGCAGAGCCGGCAATAAAGGGGGCTTTTCCTGTTATACAGGGACTCGGTATGCTCTATTCTCCAGAGGGAAGAGTAGGAATAAATCTTAAAGGATTTGATGCGGAAATGTGGGAACAGGACCGCGGTTTTCGGGACTTTATGATTGTAGAAGCCGGAGAGTTTGACCTTGGCGATCCTGACGGGATTGTCGTAACCTCCGGTGTCGCAGAATCCCTGGGTATTGCAATAGGCGATAAGGTAAAGCTGCTCACCTCACGGACATCCTCGTCCGGGGCCCTTTTCCTGAGACCCAGCTTCTTTACCCTGAAGGGGATCTGTTCCACCGGTTATTATGAACTTGATGCCCTTACCGCGTATATTCCCTTCAGCCGGGCGGATTCAATTCTTAAGGGGCAGGGGACCCGCTATATCGGGATGAAGGTTGAAGACCCTTTTTCCGGCATCCGGGAGATTAAGGGACGCCTTGCCCGGAAGCTTGGCATGGAGTGGTATCTTCTGGACTGGCAGGAGCTTCAGCGGCCAATGTACAGCTCCTTTGAAACTTCACGCAATCTGATTCTGCTGATCATGGCTCTCATTGTCCTGGTGGCCACCTTGAATATCTCCGCGACTTTAAGCATGCTGGTCTTGGAAAACCAGGAGCAGATTGCTATTCTAAAGGCCACCGGCAGTTCCGGTTTCCAGATTGGCCTTATATTCGTTCTGGCGGGGTTTCTGACCGGACTGGCCGGGGTTGTTCCCGGACTTGCCCTGGGACTCCTGTTAGCGGTAAACATTAATGGAATCATCTCGTTTATCGAGAACAGTATGAATTTCACGGCCATGCTGATAAACAGACTGTCGCCCTTCTCAGCTGCTCCGGTTTCACTGGACCTTTTCGATTCGAGTTATTACCTTGAGACGATCCCGGTGGAGCTTGATCCTGTCTCCCTGTGGCTGGCAGTACTCTTTACCTTTGCTGTTGCAATAGCGGCTGCACTGATTCCTGCCCTGCGGGCAGCCTCATTAAAGCCGATGGAGATCCTGCGGCGGCGCTGA
- a CDS encoding 3'-5' exonuclease: MEGFFNFYTPKQEELPFGEASFCALDFETTGLYPGTDSIIEAGAVIYRGGKEIDSFQTFVRPAGNIPAAATAVHGIDDGMVADAPELEKVFPGLLDFLDGTVLVGHNINFDLSFLDTGCRRCGHRMPSAPGIDTCSFARSVLKGESSYSLENLSLRYGLGNGKHHRALDDARCCIGLLHLIVDRIPDGTSMKTADIIRRSRTRPYNPR, from the coding sequence GTGGAAGGTTTCTTTAATTTTTATACTCCCAAACAGGAGGAGCTTCCTTTTGGAGAAGCTAGTTTCTGCGCTCTCGACTTTGAGACCACCGGACTGTATCCCGGTACAGATTCTATCATTGAAGCCGGGGCTGTAATCTATCGCGGCGGCAAAGAGATTGATTCCTTTCAGACCTTTGTCAGGCCGGCCGGGAATATTCCCGCTGCCGCCACAGCCGTTCACGGAATAGACGATGGTATGGTGGCAGATGCCCCGGAACTTGAAAAGGTCTTCCCCGGGCTTCTTGATTTTCTCGACGGGACGGTGCTTGTAGGGCACAATATAAACTTTGATCTCTCCTTTCTCGATACCGGATGCCGGCGCTGCGGTCACCGGATGCCATCTGCACCGGGAATCGATACCTGCAGTTTTGCCCGGTCGGTCCTGAAAGGAGAGTCCAGCTACAGTCTTGAAAATCTTAGCCTGCGCTACGGACTGGGAAACGGTAAGCATCACCGCGCCCTGGACGATGCCCGCTGCTGTATCGGACTTTTGCACCTGATTGTTGACCGTATTCCCGACGGTACCTCCATGAAGACCGCCGATATTATACGACGCTCCAGGACCCGGCCCTATAATCCGCGCTGA
- a CDS encoding ATP-dependent Clp protease ATP-binding subunit — protein sequence MFKGLTQRAQRLLTIFAQEEAKRFHSDKLLPEHIILALLKDGEGVGYKALKELKVDPVELQLEIEKSIPKRHTGFILGDVPPSKRGKKMLEDSAEEARNLGHEYIGTEHLLLAAARETGSVVARTLAKYNVNVDALRSSITDLSGSSAAQQAQARKSSSAGQQKRTQQHPKKATPTLDEFSRDLTDYAVQKKLDPVIGRDDEIERVIQILARRTKNNPVLIGEPGVGKTAIVEGLAQRITDGTAPEVLIDKRVVTLDLASLIAGTKYRGEFEDRLKRVMKEILSAANVILFIDELHTIIGAGGAEGAIDASNMLKPALSRGELQCIGATTLNEYKKYIEKDAALERRFQMIYVKEPTVDETIEILRGIKRQYEDHHNVIYTDQAIETAVNLSHRYIIERFLPDKAIDLIDEAGSHKRIRNSVRPSELSELELEIERLTQEKINLVNNQDYERAASLRDTVRQLKGQVEELKKGWKDSLRSERNIVDSEDIHAIIARITGIPVSRLAQSESEKLLDIESELHKTVIGQDDAIRVIASAIRRSRTGLSSPKRPLGSFVFLGPTGVGKSLLAKTLAVFLFGDENSLIRIDMSDFMEKHNVSRLVGAPPGYVGYEEGGILTEKIRRRPYSVILLDEIEKAHPDVFNILLQVLEEGELQDNLGHKVSFRNTVLIMTSNAGAREITREAGLGFRADEGIMDYSEIKTSAMTELKRFFRPEFINRVDEIVVFHSLSRAQVSIIFDILVDEVRLRLLEMNIFLEISKKAKDLLLDKGYDVKFGARPMRRIIQKELEDPLSLEILKGKCASGNVIQVTVRNDKIFFRVKTQKKLPAPAEVVN from the coding sequence ATGTTTAAAGGCTTGACCCAACGGGCCCAGCGTTTATTGACAATCTTCGCCCAGGAAGAGGCAAAACGGTTTCATTCCGACAAGCTTCTGCCGGAGCATATTATCCTTGCCCTCTTAAAAGACGGAGAGGGCGTAGGCTATAAGGCCCTGAAGGAATTGAAAGTAGACCCGGTGGAACTGCAGCTTGAGATTGAAAAGAGTATTCCCAAGCGGCATACGGGTTTTATTCTCGGGGATGTCCCTCCGTCCAAGCGGGGCAAGAAGATGCTCGAGGACAGTGCTGAAGAGGCCCGCAATCTGGGCCATGAGTATATTGGTACTGAGCATCTTCTGCTCGCCGCGGCCAGAGAGACCGGCAGCGTGGTTGCCCGGACCCTGGCCAAGTACAATGTAAACGTTGACGCCCTGCGCTCATCTATTACCGATCTCTCCGGTTCCAGCGCTGCCCAGCAGGCACAGGCGCGAAAGAGTTCCTCCGCGGGACAGCAGAAACGGACCCAGCAGCATCCAAAAAAGGCAACCCCGACTCTGGACGAATTTTCCAGAGATTTAACGGACTACGCTGTGCAGAAGAAGCTGGACCCGGTTATCGGCAGGGATGACGAAATTGAACGGGTTATCCAGATCCTTGCACGGCGCACAAAAAATAACCCTGTACTCATAGGTGAACCAGGAGTAGGCAAGACGGCGATTGTCGAAGGGCTGGCCCAGCGCATAACCGACGGGACTGCTCCTGAAGTATTAATAGACAAACGGGTTGTGACCCTCGATCTGGCCTCGCTGATTGCCGGGACAAAGTATCGGGGAGAGTTTGAAGACCGCCTGAAGAGGGTCATGAAGGAGATCCTCAGCGCTGCGAATGTCATTCTGTTTATCGACGAGCTGCATACCATTATCGGGGCCGGCGGAGCGGAAGGTGCAATTGACGCCTCCAACATGCTGAAACCCGCCCTTTCCCGGGGCGAACTGCAGTGCATCGGTGCCACCACTCTGAATGAGTACAAGAAGTACATCGAGAAAGACGCGGCCCTAGAGCGGCGCTTTCAGATGATCTATGTCAAAGAACCGACGGTTGATGAGACCATTGAGATACTGCGGGGTATTAAGCGGCAGTACGAAGATCATCATAATGTCATCTACACCGACCAGGCCATTGAGACCGCTGTCAACCTGTCACACCGTTATATAATCGAACGCTTCCTGCCCGACAAAGCCATTGATCTGATTGACGAAGCGGGCAGCCATAAGCGCATCCGGAACAGTGTCCGGCCTTCCGAGTTATCCGAACTGGAACTGGAAATAGAACGGCTTACTCAGGAGAAGATCAACCTGGTGAACAACCAGGACTACGAGCGTGCCGCCTCGCTGCGGGATACGGTGCGGCAGTTGAAAGGGCAGGTGGAAGAGCTGAAAAAGGGCTGGAAGGACAGTCTCAGGTCTGAGCGCAATATTGTCGATTCCGAAGATATTCACGCCATCATAGCCCGTATTACGGGGATTCCTGTTTCCCGCCTGGCCCAGAGCGAGTCGGAGAAACTCCTCGATATAGAGTCTGAACTCCACAAGACGGTTATCGGTCAGGATGATGCAATCAGGGTTATCGCTTCGGCTATCCGCCGTTCCAGAACCGGCTTAAGTTCGCCAAAACGTCCGCTGGGGTCTTTTGTCTTCCTCGGCCCCACGGGAGTGGGGAAATCTCTTCTGGCCAAGACCCTGGCGGTTTTCCTCTTTGGAGACGAGAACTCCCTGATCCGTATTGATATGTCGGATTTTATGGAAAAGCATAATGTCTCCCGGCTTGTTGGAGCACCTCCGGGATACGTGGGCTACGAAGAAGGGGGAATCCTTACCGAAAAAATCAGGCGCCGTCCGTACAGCGTTATTTTGCTGGATGAGATCGAAAAAGCACATCCGGACGTCTTCAATATCCTGCTTCAGGTACTGGAGGAGGGCGAGCTGCAGGATAATCTGGGACATAAGGTATCCTTCCGCAACACCGTGCTGATCATGACCTCCAATGCAGGAGCCAGGGAGATTACCCGGGAAGCGGGCCTTGGTTTCAGGGCGGACGAGGGGATCATGGACTATTCCGAGATTAAAACCTCCGCCATGACCGAGTTGAAGCGTTTTTTCCGGCCCGAGTTTATTAACCGTGTGGACGAGATCGTAGTATTCCACAGCCTCAGCCGCGCCCAGGTTTCGATAATATTTGATATCCTGGTGGACGAAGTACGTCTCCGGCTGCTTGAGATGAATATCTTTCTGGAGATCAGTAAAAAGGCCAAGGATCTGCTGCTTGATAAAGGCTACGATGTCAAGTTCGGCGCGCGGCCCATGCGCAGGATTATTCAGAAAGAGCTGGAAGATCCTCTGTCCCTGGAGATTTTAAAGGGTAAGTGCGCTTCCGGCAACGTTATTCAGGTGACCGTCCGGAACGACAAGATTTTCTTCCGGGTCAAGACCCAGAAAAAGCTTCCTGCGCCTGCGGAAGTAGTCAATTGA
- the ftsY gene encoding signal recognition particle-docking protein FtsY, whose amino-acid sequence MRGIGARLKSIFSGNRIDEETFEDIEDLLVEADIGAAAAMETVDQLRKERGVKNREELILILRNKLKEYLLEGELSLEPDKLNVVLVLGVNGVGKTTSIAKLASLLHKQHGMEPLLAAGDTFRAAAIDQLMLHGERLGFKVVHQHPGSDPGAVVWDAIESAQARKCPLVLADTAGRMHNKQNLVNELKKIDGIVQKRKVDGAYRKVLVIDATTGQNGLRQAEIFHEAVGLDGIILTKFDSAAKGGIILSICRNLKVPFLYLCDGEGYDNIRGFRADDFLDTLLAEN is encoded by the coding sequence ATGCGAGGAATAGGCGCACGGCTGAAGAGCATTTTTTCCGGGAACCGGATAGATGAAGAGACCTTTGAGGATATAGAAGATCTGCTGGTGGAGGCCGATATCGGTGCCGCCGCTGCCATGGAAACAGTCGACCAGCTGCGGAAGGAGCGGGGAGTAAAAAACCGCGAAGAACTTATCCTCATTCTGCGTAACAAGTTAAAGGAATATCTGCTTGAGGGTGAACTTTCCCTTGAACCTGATAAACTCAATGTTGTGCTTGTTCTTGGTGTCAACGGTGTCGGAAAAACCACCAGTATTGCCAAGCTGGCGTCCCTGCTGCACAAGCAGCACGGCATGGAACCATTACTTGCGGCAGGGGATACTTTCCGGGCCGCAGCGATCGACCAGCTGATGCTCCATGGAGAGCGCCTGGGTTTTAAAGTTGTTCACCAGCACCCAGGGTCGGATCCCGGTGCGGTAGTATGGGATGCCATCGAGAGCGCTCAGGCAAGGAAGTGCCCCCTGGTACTGGCGGATACTGCCGGGAGAATGCATAACAAGCAGAATCTTGTAAACGAACTGAAAAAGATTGACGGTATTGTGCAGAAACGAAAAGTAGACGGGGCCTACCGCAAGGTGCTGGTTATTGATGCCACAACCGGGCAGAACGGGCTGCGGCAGGCGGAGATCTTTCATGAAGCTGTCGGGCTCGACGGGATTATCCTGACCAAGTTTGATTCCGCCGCCAAGGGTGGAATCATTCTATCGATATGCCGGAATCTGAAGGTCCCGTTTCTGTATCTCTGCGACGGTGAAGGCTATGACAATATACGCGGCTTTCGCGCAGATGATTTTCTGGACACCCTTCTGGCGGAGAACTGA
- a CDS encoding PEGA domain-containing protein, protein MKKTALYRQKARVLVLLCILFPQFLGAAEDPRQEYTVAVSGFTALGLPREHAYLAEALPRLMLHTLSGLESRYISNKEKSAYIQRIEQESLRKAARTAADSRKEKSFSAIKNGSMRSQEKEESSAPVEEMVSLEELADYKPVRLFNANGEVLKIPVDPAQYCRDNKLDMLISGTIESIGELVYFSLKAYTFADARWDEFFVSASGFTVLEDALLQARGALRQKVLGRPWSSLSVVTRRDAWIYIDGELQGVGGLNNLILAPGDHTVRIEAEAAETLEAQIRLQEGEDEVLEYSLTDSPVPSIEVTTDPAGADVYLSSLWAGKTPLFLPVSGRNGTLRLVLEGYKDVLIPASELEPGTNGFSLNQRFYDPELRLRSKRDRLYTAVGLFTLSLPVTMFSYSLYRDYWNQAVLYDDSGFADRSFLYNGAFYGSLFGSSMLFVNMVRSLIDYRAAGAETF, encoded by the coding sequence ATGAAGAAAACAGCACTGTACAGACAGAAAGCGCGGGTGCTGGTACTTCTGTGCATCCTGTTTCCGCAGTTTCTTGGTGCGGCTGAGGACCCGCGGCAGGAATATACCGTCGCTGTATCCGGGTTTACCGCTCTGGGGCTTCCCCGGGAACATGCCTACCTTGCCGAGGCCCTCCCGCGGCTGATGCTGCATACCCTGTCCGGCTTGGAATCCCGCTATATCAGCAATAAAGAGAAATCGGCCTATATACAGAGGATCGAGCAGGAATCTCTTCGGAAAGCCGCCCGAACCGCGGCGGATTCCAGAAAGGAAAAATCCTTTAGCGCTATTAAAAACGGCAGTATGAGGAGTCAGGAGAAAGAGGAAAGCTCTGCGCCAGTGGAAGAGATGGTCTCCCTGGAAGAGCTCGCCGATTATAAACCGGTGCGGCTTTTTAATGCCAACGGTGAGGTCCTGAAGATCCCTGTAGATCCGGCGCAGTACTGCCGGGACAACAAGCTGGACATGCTGATTTCCGGCACGATTGAATCTATCGGTGAGCTGGTCTATTTCTCTTTGAAGGCTTACACCTTTGCCGATGCCCGGTGGGATGAGTTTTTTGTTTCCGCATCCGGTTTTACTGTCCTTGAGGATGCCCTGCTGCAAGCCCGCGGCGCCCTCCGGCAGAAGGTCCTGGGACGGCCCTGGAGCTCCCTCTCGGTTGTAACCCGAAGGGATGCCTGGATCTATATCGACGGAGAGCTCCAAGGGGTAGGCGGACTCAATAACCTGATTCTTGCCCCCGGGGACCACACTGTACGGATAGAAGCGGAAGCGGCTGAAACTCTGGAAGCACAGATACGCCTGCAGGAGGGTGAGGACGAAGTACTGGAATACAGCCTGACTGATTCTCCTGTACCATCCATTGAGGTCACCACTGATCCGGCGGGAGCGGATGTTTATCTTTCGTCCCTGTGGGCCGGAAAAACTCCGCTGTTCCTGCCTGTCAGCGGACGGAACGGCACATTGCGGCTTGTGCTGGAGGGCTACAAGGATGTGCTCATTCCTGCATCTGAGCTTGAGCCCGGAACAAACGGCTTCAGCCTGAATCAACGGTTTTACGATCCGGAGCTCAGGCTGCGTTCAAAACGCGATCGCCTGTACACGGCAGTTGGTCTTTTTACCCTTTCTTTACCGGTAACCATGTTCAGCTACTCCCTCTACCGGGACTACTGGAATCAGGCAGTTTTATACGACGACAGCGGTTTTGCCGACCGTTCCTTTTTGTATAACGGCGCATTTTATGGTAGTCTTTTCGGGTCTTCCATGCTGTTCGTGAATATGGTACGGTCCCTGATCGATTACCGGGCCGCCGGCGCGGAAACATTTTAA
- a CDS encoding ABC transporter ATP-binding protein, giving the protein MELLRLEGVTKRYISGAEVLTILDGIDLSIPAGSVTVFTGESGSGKSTLLNIVGALDSPDAGKILVDGIQVDQLAEIGINRYRAETIGFVFQFHYLLEGFTALENTMLPAFMRGLSMGEAREKARALLFRVGLEKRLDHTPSMLSGGERQRVALARALINDPKLLLADEPTGNLDEGNTGRVKELLFSLVRDMGKTLLLVTHETALIPEGDRAYRLHAGKLETL; this is encoded by the coding sequence ATGGAACTACTGCGATTAGAGGGAGTCACTAAACGCTATATCTCCGGAGCTGAAGTACTGACTATTCTGGACGGGATCGATCTTTCGATACCAGCCGGCAGTGTTACGGTTTTTACCGGGGAGAGCGGATCGGGAAAAAGCACTCTGCTGAATATTGTCGGAGCTCTGGATTCCCCGGATGCAGGAAAAATCCTGGTAGACGGCATCCAGGTTGATCAGCTGGCCGAGATCGGGATAAACCGCTATCGTGCCGAGACTATCGGTTTTGTGTTTCAGTTTCACTATCTGCTCGAAGGCTTTACTGCCCTTGAGAACACGATGCTCCCCGCCTTTATGCGGGGCCTGTCCATGGGCGAGGCCAGAGAAAAGGCACGGGCCCTGCTCTTCCGGGTGGGACTTGAGAAGCGTCTCGACCATACGCCTTCCATGCTTTCCGGAGGAGAACGTCAGCGTGTAGCCCTGGCACGGGCCCTGATAAACGATCCAAAGCTGCTTCTGGCGGATGAGCCAACGGGTAACCTGGACGAAGGCAATACCGGGCGGGTCAAGGAGCTCCTCTTTTCCCTTGTCAGGGATATGGGCAAAACCCTGCTCCTTGTAACTCACGAAACTGCCCTGATTCCCGAAGGAGACCGGGCATACCGGCTGCACGCCGGCAAGCTGGAGACACTGTGA